From Besnoitia besnoiti strain Bb-Ger1 chromosome X, whole genome shotgun sequence, one genomic window encodes:
- a CDS encoding hypothetical protein (encoded by transcript BESB_018140), which translates to MMFRLATGALTAMIAGVALYPQSAEAVPKSIVDIIRTNPKLSAAREWAEESGILHKVDLSHYGDKVTIVLPSNQAFKELEAEHPTWKSQLVRNSEDVETLILFASTDHGVTVEQIKAGKYEEVDSLVSILSEYSSISRRGKLCVSDYTRALPCDDPDSLPCCANVDLRHVLEAEDGYIYIIDKVLLPQELIDKLED; encoded by the exons ATGATGTTCCGTTTGGCTACGGGGGCTTTAACGGCCATGATCGCAGGGGTCGCGTTGTACCCGCAGTCGGCTGAAGCTGTCCCGAAAAGCATTGTGGATATCATCAGAACCAATCCGAAGCTGTCAGCGGCTCGCGAATGGGCAGAAGAGTCTGGAATTCTGCATAAGGTCGACCTCTCGCACTACGGCGACAAGGTGACCATCGTGCTTCCCTCGAACCAGGCTTTCAAGGAGCTTGAGGCGGAACATCCTACATGGAAATCGCAGCTCGTCAGGAACAGCGAGGACGTGGAGACT CTGATTCTATTTGCGTCGACGGATCATGGCGTTACAGTGGAACAAATCAAGGCAGGCAAATATGAGGAAGTTGATTCGTTGGTCTCCATCCTCTCGGAGTATTCTTCTATCTCTCGCAGAGGAAAG TTGTGCGTGTCGGACTACACTCGCGCGCTCCCCTGCGACGATCCCGATAGTCTGCCATGCTGCGCGAACGTCGACCTGCGCCACGTTCTGGAAGCTGAGGATGGATACATTTACATCATTGACAAGGTTTTGCTGCCTCAGGAGCTGATCGACAAGCTTGAGGACTAA